Proteins from one Desulfovibrio sp. genomic window:
- a CDS encoding polysaccharide deacetylase, with the protein MIVSNNVSPLWLNLPANYRSRLAETIGKGLDDAPAGKTTVFFRADDVGVPGNSFSAMAEAFKNGQAPLGMAVVPAWLTTSRWVALRKVAAGNELFCWCQHGWRHMNFEAPGAKKREFGQARPAREKRQDLAKGFGRLRDILQKDFTPVFVPPWNRCDGESLAAMPGIGFKGVSRTVGAGPETPAGLPDFPIRMDIHTRKETDPVASLEAMLEELRAGLASGQCGIMLHHQRMNQASLDFLSVLIKELGAQPQVEFAHFGHLIG; encoded by the coding sequence ATGATTGTTTCCAATAATGTGTCGCCACTCTGGTTGAATCTTCCCGCAAACTATCGATCCCGGCTGGCCGAAACCATCGGGAAGGGATTGGATGATGCCCCTGCGGGCAAGACGACGGTTTTTTTCAGGGCCGACGACGTGGGCGTGCCTGGCAACTCCTTTAGCGCCATGGCTGAAGCGTTCAAGAACGGACAGGCCCCGCTGGGCATGGCCGTGGTTCCGGCATGGCTTACCACGAGCCGGTGGGTGGCCCTGCGAAAGGTGGCAGCCGGCAATGAGCTTTTCTGCTGGTGCCAGCACGGGTGGAGGCACATGAATTTCGAGGCTCCTGGCGCAAAAAAACGCGAATTCGGCCAGGCCCGGCCGGCACGGGAAAAGCGCCAGGATCTGGCCAAGGGGTTTGGCCGCCTGCGTGACATCCTTCAGAAGGATTTCACTCCGGTGTTTGTTCCTCCTTGGAACCGGTGCGACGGGGAGTCACTGGCCGCCATGCCCGGTATCGGGTTCAAAGGTGTTTCCCGAACCGTGGGAGCCGGGCCGGAGACTCCTGCCGGCCTCCCGGATTTCCCCATCCGTATGGACATTCACACCAGGAAAGAAACCGATCCGGTCGCGTCGCTCGAAGCAATGCTTGAGGAACTGCGCGCTGGCCTTGCCAGCGGTCAGTGCGGGATAATGCTTCACCACCAGAGGATGAACCAGGCCTCTCTCGATTTCTTAAGCGTGCTGATTAAGGAGCTGGGGGCGCAGCCCCAGGTGGAATTCGCGCATTTCGGCCATCTGATCGGCTAG
- a CDS encoding glycosyl transferase: MTIAFYCQHVLGLGHFMRSLAIVRSLAPHRTVFVTGGPDVPGDLPPHVVHERLPVLSMDEEFQEILSDTDLESVKSKRTARLFSILERERPDVFVVELYPFGRRSFEFELLPVLEAIRRGDFGGPAVLCSLRDILVEKKDPEKYQTRVIGKLNTLFDGLLIHSDPQLFPLEESFPRMSEVIVPVFYTGFVTERPSAGARERMRGQMGLAPNEKLVVASAGGGKVGSELLFSAVEAYPLLEAQFRTRLQIFTGPFLDEKAYQRLVALSSAHEFVSVSRFSGNFLDVLAAADVSLSLAGYNTTMNVLASNVPALVWPFAQNREQRTRAERLSNLGALGILEASDLDPGRLATLVITQLRSGPRPLEGGFRLDGAAESASLIVSRKWRTVNL, encoded by the coding sequence ATGACCATCGCCTTTTATTGCCAGCATGTTCTGGGTCTCGGCCATTTCATGCGCAGCCTGGCCATTGTGCGGTCCCTGGCCCCGCACAGGACGGTTTTCGTCACCGGCGGCCCGGATGTTCCGGGAGATCTCCCCCCCCATGTGGTCCATGAACGCCTTCCTGTATTGTCCATGGACGAGGAGTTTCAGGAAATCCTCTCCGACACCGATCTGGAGTCAGTGAAATCGAAACGCACGGCGAGGCTTTTCTCCATACTCGAGCGGGAGCGACCAGACGTTTTTGTGGTGGAGCTGTATCCGTTCGGGCGCAGGTCCTTCGAATTCGAACTTTTGCCTGTTCTGGAGGCCATCCGGCGCGGGGATTTCGGAGGCCCGGCTGTTTTGTGCAGCCTGCGCGATATCCTGGTGGAGAAGAAGGACCCTGAAAAGTACCAGACCAGGGTCATCGGAAAGCTGAACACGCTGTTCGACGGGTTGCTCATTCATTCCGATCCGCAGCTTTTTCCCTTGGAGGAATCGTTCCCACGCATGTCCGAGGTTATTGTGCCCGTGTTCTACACAGGGTTCGTAACCGAGAGACCGTCAGCCGGTGCGCGTGAACGGATGCGGGGCCAAATGGGCCTTGCGCCCAATGAAAAGCTTGTCGTTGCCAGCGCAGGTGGCGGCAAGGTCGGATCGGAACTGCTGTTTTCGGCCGTGGAGGCCTACCCCTTGCTCGAAGCCCAATTCCGGACTCGTCTTCAAATCTTCACAGGACCTTTTCTTGACGAAAAGGCCTATCAACGATTAGTGGCCCTTTCCTCCGCGCATGAGTTTGTTTCCGTGTCGCGGTTTTCCGGCAATTTTCTGGATGTATTGGCTGCAGCGGATGTTTCATTGTCTTTGGCCGGATACAACACCACAATGAACGTCCTGGCTTCCAACGTGCCCGCCCTGGTTTGGCCTTTCGCCCAGAACAGGGAACAGCGCACGCGAGCCGAGAGGCTTTCAAACCTGGGCGCTCTCGGTATCCTTGAAGCTTCCGACCTAGACCCGGGCAGGCTGGCAACCCTGGTAATCACCCAACTTCGAAGCGGCCCCCGGCCCTTGGAGGGCGGGTTCCGGCTCGACGGAGCGGCCGAGTCCGCGAGTCTCATCGTCTCGCGGAAATGGCGGACAGTTAACTTATAG
- a CDS encoding histidine phosphatase family protein, whose product MTRLAIIRHGETQWNVAGRIQGQSDSPLTPGGEEAVRGWSKTLGGYDFSALYASPLGRAMRTAELVGAGLGLAPVPKPGLEEQAFGEWTGGIISELRASGELSRQEALGWAFTPPGGEDRQTVLLRAWKCLLELAQRHAGQSILAVTHEGVIRAVLYALKGRDYLPSEPKIIAPRSLHVLRAHGGCLRIEDWNLSL is encoded by the coding sequence GTGACCAGACTGGCGATCATCCGTCACGGCGAGACGCAGTGGAACGTCGCGGGCCGCATCCAGGGTCAGAGCGACTCGCCGCTCACACCAGGCGGGGAAGAGGCGGTCCGGGGGTGGTCAAAAACTCTTGGCGGGTACGATTTCTCCGCCCTGTATGCGAGCCCTCTGGGGCGTGCCATGCGAACAGCCGAGCTTGTTGGGGCCGGATTGGGGCTTGCCCCCGTGCCCAAGCCCGGCCTCGAGGAGCAGGCCTTCGGAGAGTGGACGGGAGGGATAATATCCGAACTCAGGGCGTCCGGGGAGCTTTCGCGCCAAGAAGCCCTTGGCTGGGCCTTTACCCCGCCTGGAGGGGAAGACAGGCAAACAGTGCTCCTAAGAGCCTGGAAGTGCCTTCTGGAGCTAGCACAGCGCCACGCGGGGCAATCCATCCTGGCAGTGACCCACGAAGGGGTCATTCGGGCCGTTCTGTATGCTCTCAAGGGGCGTGATTATCTGCCAAGCGAACCCAAGATCATAGCCCCAAGGTCCCTGCACGTCCTGCGGGCCCACGGCGGCTGTCTTCGCATCGAGGATTGGAACCTCTCGCTATGA
- a CDS encoding glycosyltransferase family 4 protein, whose translation MKLAFYAPFKPLDHPRPSGDLTTALGLTRFLTARGHNVEVASGFRARNLTSKPWLWLSAAMEAVKAGQIRADVWLTHHAYYKSPDVIGPWASKRMGVPYAIFQGIYSTKRRKSFSTRLGFELNRLSLLAADVVFSNRRLDMENLRRLLPEKRLCYVAPGIDPGAFTRDPEAGEKLRVSWGAGERPVILSVAMFRNDVKSQGLRYLITSLGRLDRDFLLVLAGDGETRRELEALAGVHLPGRTVFLGQIPRQKLYEVYSGADLFVFPGIRESLGMVYLEAQASGVPVVAFDNGGIPEVTRPGETALLTPPFDDDAFLHAVSTLLDSPDMRRTMAEAAAKYVRECHDAAANFSVVEERLLELARGHA comes from the coding sequence ATGAAGCTTGCCTTCTACGCCCCGTTCAAGCCCCTGGACCATCCGCGCCCCTCGGGTGACCTGACCACCGCCTTGGGGCTTACCCGCTTTCTCACGGCCAGAGGCCACAACGTGGAGGTGGCCAGCGGGTTTCGCGCGAGGAACCTGACTTCCAAACCGTGGCTGTGGCTCTCCGCGGCGATGGAAGCCGTGAAGGCAGGCCAGATCCGGGCGGACGTGTGGCTCACCCATCACGCCTATTATAAATCTCCCGACGTGATCGGGCCGTGGGCGTCCAAACGTATGGGCGTGCCCTATGCCATTTTCCAGGGAATCTACTCCACCAAGCGCCGCAAGAGCTTTTCCACCAGGCTGGGCTTCGAACTCAATCGGCTGAGTCTTCTGGCTGCGGATGTGGTGTTCTCCAACCGCCGCCTGGACATGGAGAACCTTCGCCGTCTGCTTCCGGAAAAGCGCCTGTGCTACGTGGCCCCCGGAATCGACCCGGGCGCGTTCACGCGCGACCCGGAAGCTGGAGAGAAACTGAGGGTAAGCTGGGGGGCGGGCGAGCGTCCGGTCATCTTGAGCGTGGCCATGTTTCGCAATGACGTGAAATCGCAGGGACTACGCTATCTCATCACCAGCCTTGGGCGTCTCGACAGGGACTTCCTGCTCGTTCTGGCCGGTGACGGCGAGACCCGCCGTGAGCTTGAGGCACTTGCCGGCGTTCACCTCCCGGGCCGGACGGTGTTTTTGGGCCAGATTCCCAGGCAAAAGCTCTATGAGGTGTATTCCGGTGCGGATCTGTTCGTCTTCCCGGGTATACGCGAAAGCCTGGGCATGGTGTACCTGGAAGCCCAGGCCTCTGGAGTGCCCGTGGTGGCCTTTGACAACGGCGGCATACCAGAGGTGACCAGGCCCGGAGAAACCGCACTGCTGACCCCGCCGTTCGACGACGACGCTTTCCTGCACGCTGTGTCCACGCTCCTGGATTCCCCTGACATGCGCCGGACCATGGCGGAGGCCGCGGCCAAGTACGTCAGGGAGTGCCATGACGCTGCGGCCAATTTTTCAGTGGTGGAGGAGCGTCTCCTCGAACTTGCAAGGGGGCATGCGTGA
- a CDS encoding glycosyltransferase — protein sequence MAEPVLGMILKGYPRISETFISNEIALLEDEGVRIRILSMRHPREDFTHESVKRIRARVDYIPETITGHVLKLTAANLACLVRSPGRYLKGLAEMLRRLAVTRKAATAKHLLQAGYLAAKVLPGSGITHLHAHFAHSPTSVAVFLSILTGLPYSFTAHAKDIYTQDPARLSGKIANARFVATCTGYNKEYLDKLNPNGTSIHRVYHGIDLALFSPGPVRMDASPPYEILTVARLTAKKGLPTVLRALAGLAEQGIPFRHVLIGSGEEKDNLKRLARELGIADRIEWLGTKPHDVVVAHLQRADLFLLGCEVSPNGDRDGIPNVLVEAMAMGVPVAATAVSAIPELIESGEHGLLSQPGDHHALARSAKRLLADPELRARVIPQARQRVLDHFDNRRLVGELAAIFRAHMS from the coding sequence ATGGCGGAGCCGGTTCTCGGGATGATCCTCAAAGGCTATCCGCGCATTTCCGAGACGTTTATTTCCAACGAGATCGCCCTTCTCGAAGATGAGGGAGTGCGTATCCGCATCCTGTCCATGCGCCACCCCAGGGAAGACTTCACCCACGAGTCCGTGAAGCGCATCCGGGCCAGGGTGGACTACATCCCCGAGACCATCACCGGGCACGTGTTGAAATTAACGGCCGCCAATCTGGCCTGCCTGGTGCGCTCACCCGGACGCTACCTGAAGGGGCTGGCCGAGATGCTCAGGCGGTTGGCGGTTACGCGAAAGGCGGCCACGGCCAAGCATCTGCTTCAGGCCGGGTATCTGGCCGCCAAGGTTCTTCCGGGGTCCGGCATCACGCACCTGCACGCCCATTTCGCCCATTCGCCCACGTCCGTTGCGGTCTTCTTGAGCATCCTCACCGGCCTGCCCTACAGTTTCACGGCCCACGCCAAGGATATCTACACCCAGGACCCGGCGAGGCTTTCCGGAAAGATCGCCAACGCCCGCTTCGTGGCCACGTGCACCGGCTACAACAAGGAATACCTGGACAAACTAAACCCCAACGGCACCTCCATCCATCGTGTCTACCACGGCATAGACCTGGCGCTGTTTTCCCCGGGACCCGTGCGTATGGATGCTTCGCCCCCGTACGAGATACTCACCGTGGCCAGGCTCACCGCGAAAAAGGGGTTGCCCACGGTCTTGCGCGCCCTGGCCGGACTTGCCGAGCAGGGGATACCCTTCAGACATGTGCTCATCGGTTCGGGCGAGGAGAAGGACAATCTGAAGCGCCTGGCCCGGGAACTGGGCATCGCGGATCGCATCGAGTGGCTTGGCACCAAGCCCCACGACGTGGTGGTGGCACATTTACAGCGTGCCGATCTCTTTCTGCTCGGCTGCGAAGTGAGCCCCAACGGGGACCGGGACGGCATCCCCAACGTGCTCGTGGAGGCCATGGCCATGGGCGTCCCGGTGGCGGCCACGGCCGTCTCGGCCATTCCGGAATTGATCGAAAGCGGGGAGCACGGCCTGCTTTCCCAACCGGGCGATCATCATGCGTTGGCCCGGTCTGCTAAGCGGCTTCTCGCGGACCCCGAACTGCGCGCCCGGGTGATACCCCAGGCCAGGCAGCGGGTGCTTGATCACTTCGATAACCGCAGGCTCGTGGGGGAGCTGGCCGCAATCTTCCGCGCCCACATGTCATGA
- a CDS encoding glycosyltransferase, translating to MVTASTYNILMYSHDTYGLGHIRRTMAIAKHLRGRGMNVLILTGSPLVGRFDFPDGVDFVRIPGMIKKTNEEYLPLSIRLSARHALNIRRNIIVATAKAFQPHLFIVDKAPLGLKREVLPTLKWIKRRLPHCRTILGLRDIMDDAESTRKEWREKGIYDVLDQYYSEIWVYGNREYYDSIAEYDIPKRVSEKMVFTGYIPRTLPRRGKMAEMLEEERLTHKERLVLVTTGGGGDGYPLMDSYLTMLENMECPPFRSILVSGPFMPKPMREEVHRRALKVRARFHHFHRRMEALMGLADVVVSMGGYNTTCEILSLGKPSLVVPREEPRLEQRIRAEVFKGHGLIEYLPWSELSPESLAEKVTGLIANPKVCCHGIADFKFTGLEVISSRLAEFRGLHP from the coding sequence ATGGTCACGGCATCCACCTACAACATCCTGATGTACTCCCACGATACCTACGGGTTGGGCCATATCCGCCGGACAATGGCCATCGCCAAGCATTTGCGCGGTCGTGGAATGAACGTGCTCATTCTCACCGGCTCGCCCCTGGTCGGCCGGTTCGATTTTCCCGATGGTGTTGATTTTGTTCGCATACCGGGCATGATCAAAAAAACCAATGAGGAATACCTGCCCCTTTCCATTCGGTTAAGCGCCCGCCACGCCTTGAACATCCGCCGCAACATCATCGTGGCCACGGCCAAGGCCTTTCAACCGCATCTGTTCATTGTGGACAAGGCTCCGCTGGGGCTCAAGCGGGAGGTTCTGCCCACGCTTAAATGGATCAAGCGGCGCCTGCCACACTGCCGCACCATCCTGGGCCTTAGAGACATCATGGACGACGCGGAGTCCACGCGCAAGGAATGGCGGGAAAAGGGAATCTACGACGTACTGGACCAGTACTATTCGGAAATATGGGTCTACGGAAACCGCGAGTACTACGACTCCATAGCCGAGTACGATATCCCGAAGCGGGTGAGCGAGAAGATGGTCTTCACCGGCTACATCCCCCGGACATTGCCGAGACGGGGCAAGATGGCGGAAATGCTGGAGGAGGAGCGCCTTACCCACAAGGAACGCCTAGTGCTTGTAACCACCGGTGGCGGAGGGGACGGGTACCCGCTCATGGACTCCTATCTCACCATGCTCGAGAACATGGAGTGCCCTCCCTTCCGCTCCATTCTGGTCTCCGGGCCATTCATGCCCAAGCCCATGCGCGAGGAAGTGCACCGCAGGGCTCTCAAAGTTCGGGCCAGGTTCCACCATTTCCACCGCCGCATGGAGGCCCTGATGGGGCTGGCAGACGTGGTGGTCTCCATGGGAGGTTACAACACCACCTGCGAAATACTCTCCCTGGGAAAACCCTCCCTGGTTGTTCCCAGGGAGGAGCCCAGGCTGGAGCAGCGCATCAGGGCGGAGGTTTTCAAAGGCCACGGCCTCATCGAATACCTGCCCTGGTCGGAGCTCTCCCCGGAGAGCCTGGCCGAAAAGGTGACCGGACTGATCGCCAATCCAAAAGTCTGTTGCCACGGCATAGCGGATTTCAAGTTCACCGGGCTGGAGGTGATCTCGTCGCGCCTGGCGGAGTTCAGGGGGCTTCATCCATGA
- a CDS encoding HDOD domain-containing protein has product MGTVYIEDLIPGMVLSSDVRSRQGRLLFSMGLTLDELSIQTLKFWGVTETLIDGVDQETLDRERVHALDPGLAKAAWEETNRRLSLSDQNHPAVKELKRITFINLVQAGTITPNSRSATVSSTPEPRKRPDLTRLANGSVKLASLPNIVIQALDALKNPNVSYAYVAEIISKDTALSAKLLKLVNSALYGFPEPIETIGRAVTIVGANRLTSLALGVSLISIFGSIPREVLDMHSFWEHSLACGVLARLLAVNAGHPNEERCFVAGLLHDIGRLVMLKDHPGHVAQTIAMAKAEGRPLYEVERDMWSFDHAMLGGRLLASWKFPTSLERAVGEHHQPGVRGIHQDAALIHLADILALSIGLGQSGSPLAPPLQPAVWDHLNIPKSALGAAAAQAQRQLDDIGQILLSGNDAENIKAV; this is encoded by the coding sequence ATGGGCACGGTCTACATTGAGGATTTGATTCCTGGCATGGTGCTCTCGAGCGATGTGCGCAGCCGCCAGGGCAGACTCCTCTTCTCCATGGGGCTCACCCTTGATGAACTCTCCATCCAGACCCTCAAGTTCTGGGGGGTGACCGAGACACTGATAGACGGGGTGGACCAGGAGACTCTCGACCGCGAACGCGTCCACGCCCTGGACCCTGGCCTGGCAAAAGCGGCCTGGGAGGAAACCAATCGCCGCTTGAGCCTCTCCGACCAGAACCACCCGGCAGTGAAGGAACTCAAAAGAATTACCTTCATAAACCTCGTGCAGGCCGGCACGATTACCCCCAATTCCCGCTCGGCTACAGTAAGCTCCACTCCGGAACCCAGGAAACGGCCCGACCTCACCCGGCTGGCCAACGGCTCGGTCAAACTGGCGTCCTTGCCGAACATCGTGATCCAGGCTTTGGACGCCCTTAAAAATCCCAACGTCTCCTATGCCTACGTGGCCGAGATAATAAGCAAGGATACGGCTTTATCCGCAAAGCTCCTCAAGCTTGTGAACTCCGCGCTTTACGGCTTCCCCGAACCCATTGAGACCATCGGCAGGGCGGTCACCATCGTCGGGGCCAACCGGCTCACCAGCCTGGCCCTCGGGGTCTCCTTGATCAGTATTTTCGGATCCATCCCCAGGGAAGTATTGGATATGCACTCGTTCTGGGAACACAGTCTGGCCTGCGGGGTTTTGGCCCGGCTTTTGGCGGTGAACGCGGGCCATCCCAACGAGGAAAGGTGCTTCGTGGCCGGTCTGCTGCACGACATCGGCAGGCTGGTGATGCTCAAGGATCATCCTGGGCACGTGGCCCAGACCATCGCCATGGCCAAAGCTGAAGGGCGGCCGCTGTACGAAGTGGAAAGGGACATGTGGTCCTTTGACCATGCCATGCTCGGCGGCAGGCTTCTGGCCAGCTGGAAATTCCCCACATCTTTGGAAAGGGCCGTGGGCGAACACCACCAGCCCGGAGTGCGCGGCATCCACCAGGATGCCGCCTTGATCCACCTTGCCGACATCCTGGCCTTGTCCATCGGACTTGGCCAAAGCGGTTCCCCGCTGGCCCCCCCACTCCAGCCGGCGGTTTGGGACCACCTCAATATTCCCAAAAGCGCCCTTGGTGCCGCAGCGGCACAGGCGCAACGGCAACTCGACGACATAGGGCAGATACTTCTGTCAGGAAACGATGCCGAAAACATCAAGGCAGTCTAA
- a CDS encoding diguanylate cyclase — MPKTSRQSKASPIKERLAFLEEAYRHTLDSLEMAATLGIPEGVKPLATVTQVLSETTHRLKKLLKFRALAFFLLREPSGDLYLARCHPPAKTALMEEQMRLLVESGSAAWALQRKRAVFTTPSGMKGQLLLHSLTTASRIRGVFLGWTDQNIRTITDSSLTLLTIVLRGSASLLEGLELYGLLRQTNSELKAKVRDLEKSQRTLTNEIGRRRKVEEELKHQALHDPLTGLPNRTLMLDRIQQAIHRSRRRSDICYAVAFMDLDKFKQVNDTLGHDTGDKLLTRVGKRILESVRQMDTVARFGGDEFVIFLEELSGPAEAVRVMKRVRQTLAKPFDIDGHSVTVTGSFGLVFGPVRLISPDNLVKMANTAMHTAKEAGRNQIKVFNAKMSGRARKQATLRTGLRRAVENGGTGVLFLPTFSFMDSRLSGFEAVPTWRSKQWGQLRGDELLELADKEGVAWPLWIVTLEMALESLRSWRKETSAFKKLSVSMKLRFSRLLPADIAQSVLNLLERTRVMGGVLRLEIPEDTLIAGGEALASQLSKLKARGVHLSIGNFGERFFTIQGGTTSLFESVTIDPSKLTHQPPQKSKELLNSLMSIAKTLDLSVVAEGVDNEETAGILASLECLGIQGSSISQPLTAEQTLTFIKCFGTRENAVRNTK; from the coding sequence ATGCCGAAAACATCAAGGCAGTCTAAGGCATCCCCCATCAAGGAGCGCCTGGCCTTCCTCGAAGAGGCCTACCGCCATACCCTGGATTCTCTGGAAATGGCCGCCACCCTCGGCATTCCCGAGGGGGTGAAGCCGCTCGCCACCGTCACGCAGGTCCTGTCAGAAACCACCCACAGGCTGAAAAAACTCCTGAAGTTCAGAGCCCTGGCCTTCTTTTTGTTGCGGGAACCCAGTGGAGATCTCTACCTGGCTCGCTGTCACCCCCCGGCCAAAACGGCCCTCATGGAAGAACAGATGCGCCTGCTGGTGGAAAGCGGTTCGGCAGCGTGGGCCCTGCAGAGAAAGCGGGCCGTGTTTACTACTCCTTCGGGCATGAAGGGACAGCTCCTGCTTCACTCCCTGACCACCGCTTCGCGCATCCGGGGCGTCTTTCTCGGTTGGACAGACCAAAACATCAGGACCATCACCGACAGTTCGCTCACTTTGCTCACCATCGTGCTCAGAGGCTCTGCGTCGCTGCTGGAAGGTCTTGAACTCTACGGGTTGCTGCGCCAGACAAACTCCGAACTCAAGGCCAAGGTGCGGGATCTGGAAAAATCGCAGCGAACCCTCACCAATGAAATAGGCCGCCGCAGAAAAGTTGAAGAAGAGCTCAAGCACCAGGCCCTGCACGACCCGCTCACCGGGCTCCCCAACCGGACCCTCATGCTCGACCGCATCCAGCAGGCCATCCACCGGTCCCGCAGACGCAGTGATATCTGCTACGCCGTGGCCTTCATGGATCTTGATAAATTCAAGCAGGTCAACGACACCTTGGGACACGACACAGGAGACAAGCTCCTCACCCGCGTCGGGAAGCGGATTCTTGAATCTGTCAGGCAGATGGACACCGTGGCCCGCTTCGGCGGCGACGAATTCGTGATTTTCTTGGAAGAGCTTTCTGGACCCGCCGAAGCTGTCCGCGTGATGAAGCGGGTGCGCCAAACCCTGGCCAAACCCTTCGATATTGACGGCCATTCTGTGACTGTGACCGGAAGCTTCGGCTTGGTGTTCGGTCCGGTGCGATTGATCAGTCCGGACAACCTCGTCAAGATGGCCAACACGGCCATGCACACGGCCAAGGAGGCCGGACGAAACCAAATAAAGGTTTTCAACGCCAAGATGAGCGGGCGGGCAAGAAAGCAAGCCACTTTGCGCACCGGCCTGCGCCGCGCCGTGGAGAACGGCGGCACAGGTGTCCTCTTTTTACCCACCTTCTCGTTTATGGATTCGCGCTTGAGCGGCTTTGAGGCCGTGCCAACCTGGCGTTCGAAACAATGGGGCCAGCTTAGGGGCGACGAACTTCTGGAGCTTGCGGACAAAGAAGGCGTGGCCTGGCCCCTGTGGATAGTCACCCTGGAAATGGCCTTGGAAAGCTTGCGCTCCTGGAGAAAGGAAACGTCCGCTTTCAAGAAGCTCTCTGTTTCCATGAAGCTCAGATTCTCCAGACTTCTGCCTGCGGATATAGCGCAGTCCGTATTGAACCTGCTGGAGCGGACCAGGGTCATGGGCGGGGTACTGCGCCTGGAAATTCCCGAGGACACGCTGATCGCTGGCGGAGAAGCTCTCGCTTCCCAGCTGTCCAAACTCAAGGCCAGGGGTGTGCACCTCTCCATCGGAAACTTCGGGGAGCGATTCTTCACAATCCAAGGCGGTACTACCTCGCTCTTCGAGAGCGTAACCATTGACCCTTCCAAACTCACGCACCAGCCGCCCCAGAAGTCCAAGGAACTTCTCAACTCCCTGATGTCCATAGCCAAAACTCTCGACCTGTCGGTGGTCGCCGAGGGAGTGGACAACGAGGAGACCGCCGGCATTCTGGCCAGCCTGGAGTGCCTTGGCATCCAGGGGAGCAGCATCTCTCAGCCCCTGACAGCCGAGCAGACCCTGACTTTCATCAAATGCTTCGGTACTCGCGAGAACGCAGTTCGCAACACAAAATAG
- a CDS encoding sigma-54-dependent Fis family transcriptional regulator, producing MPQKSILFVAHAHTITALFSKFKEAGVEAGIADSLSGALAFLKKTRPSVVFTQAKIGGAYHASALLAAARESDDFPPVIVFTDRGSPQEAQAFLEQGARDYWLEPLAWEKVEAVLPEDEGDDAESEEHAAEQVSPTQKTAIPPQPVQAPQRAASSPGISGERFAIIGAHPAIMRVLALAKQVAKSKATVLISGESGSGKEMFARFLHAHSDRAAKPFVALNCAALPEHLLESELFGHERGAFTGAIARKLGKFELASGGTILLDEISEMDLGLQAKLLRVLQEGEFDRVGGMETVKVDVRVLATTNRRLEQYVEEGKFRQDLYYRLNVIPLKLPALRERGQDVLFLASFFVDKFRKAYGLGNLAFSVEARDWLLSYEWPGNVRELQNLMERAVLLAGNGPIEKVHFLLEGEEFPLIEEPPVSMELVSSIADEAVQEQASGLAQMPQGVVPLDVLEREMILRSLGQTSGNRTQAAQLLGISVRTLRNKLNEYRQLGMVIE from the coding sequence ATGCCGCAAAAGTCGATCCTCTTCGTGGCCCACGCCCACACCATCACCGCCCTGTTCTCGAAGTTCAAGGAAGCCGGGGTGGAAGCGGGCATAGCGGACAGCCTGTCCGGCGCTCTAGCCTTTTTAAAGAAGACCAGGCCGTCCGTGGTCTTCACCCAGGCCAAGATAGGCGGGGCATATCATGCGAGCGCTTTGCTGGCCGCAGCGCGAGAATCGGACGACTTTCCTCCGGTGATAGTCTTCACGGACCGGGGCTCGCCCCAGGAGGCCCAGGCCTTTCTGGAACAGGGCGCCAGGGACTACTGGCTGGAACCCCTGGCCTGGGAAAAAGTGGAGGCCGTACTCCCTGAAGACGAAGGCGATGATGCGGAGAGTGAGGAACACGCCGCCGAACAAGTCAGCCCCACGCAAAAAACGGCCATCCCCCCCCAGCCTGTCCAGGCACCTCAAAGGGCAGCATCTTCCCCAGGCATTTCAGGAGAGCGTTTCGCCATAATAGGCGCGCATCCGGCAATTATGCGCGTGCTGGCCCTGGCCAAACAGGTGGCCAAATCCAAGGCCACGGTGCTCATCTCCGGCGAATCAGGCTCGGGCAAGGAAATGTTCGCTAGGTTCCTGCACGCCCATTCCGACAGGGCGGCAAAGCCCTTCGTGGCGCTCAACTGCGCGGCACTGCCGGAACATCTGTTGGAAAGCGAGCTCTTCGGCCACGAAAGGGGGGCATTTACCGGCGCCATCGCCCGCAAGCTCGGCAAGTTCGAGCTGGCATCCGGCGGCACTATTTTGCTTGACGAAATTTCAGAGATGGATCTGGGCCTGCAGGCCAAGCTTTTGCGTGTGCTTCAGGAGGGGGAATTCGACCGCGTGGGCGGCATGGAAACCGTGAAGGTCGACGTGCGCGTCCTGGCCACCACCAACCGCAGGCTGGAGCAGTATGTGGAGGAGGGCAAGTTCCGCCAGGACCTCTACTACCGCCTGAATGTGATCCCGCTCAAGCTGCCGGCCCTGAGAGAACGCGGACAAGACGTCCTTTTTCTGGCGTCCTTTTTTGTGGATAAATTCCGCAAGGCCTACGGGTTGGGGAACCTGGCGTTTTCGGTGGAAGCCCGGGACTGGCTTTTGTCCTACGAATGGCCTGGAAATGTCCGTGAGTTGCAGAACCTGATGGAGCGCGCCGTGCTCCTGGCCGGGAACGGTCCCATTGAAAAGGTCCATTTCCTGCTGGAAGGCGAAGAGTTCCCCTTGATCGAGGAACCGCCGGTGTCCATGGAACTGGTGTCCTCGATCGCCGATGAGGCCGTGCAGGAGCAGGCCAGCGGCCTGGCGCAGATGCCCCAGGGCGTTGTGCCGCTGGATGTTCTGGAACGGGAGATGATTTTAAGAAGCCTGGGGCAGACCTCGGGCAACCGCACCCAGGCCGCCCAGCTCCTGGGCATCTCGGTGCGCACCCTGCGCAACAAGTTAAACGAGTATCGCCAACTGGGCATGGTCATCGAGTAG